A region of Haliotis asinina isolate JCU_RB_2024 chromosome 7, JCU_Hal_asi_v2, whole genome shotgun sequence DNA encodes the following proteins:
- the LOC137291986 gene encoding uncharacterized protein: protein MSIFKLNPLNADDRLPLLVTESINSPPHSKSTPKQVDLSSLDPYSSQWVTFDDTTLDTRHTGHTVTLPAPPSYGNPCPSPLTPPPSQSLPLNPRTRNPSPSPPPRHPTHRDPPPSHTLSTLSRAINCSRLPLPMFDGKDPIAASAWLKRYEKFASAQHYTDDDHIDIFPLYLTHLASEWYEGTKDTSCMSWPELRAAFLRRYSPSSISLLTRHNALLDRKQRSGETFPAFLQSIRHEAELLHRNDDGYIKDLILRNSLPHIRQFILTHPHDSLDQIIESAEIADATSGLTDSKSEQLMAAINALSSQVSALHTEHVNAITPGYHPHQITHPGMSGTASKNYSHLNANAHQRPFPYRSNPSQYHQQSVPAPKSFPRGGPQHQPPKQFRCKGCGYFHSSPQECRAQYLRCYNCNQLGHLLRTCSLPQQRRA from the coding sequence ATGTCCATCTTTAAACTGAATCCCCTAAACGCAGACGACCGTCTTCCCCTCTTAGTCACAGAATCGATTAACTCGCCCCCACATTCTAAATCTACCCCTAAACAGGTCGACCTAAGCTCCCTCGACCCCTACTCCTCCCAGTGGGTGACCTTTGATGATACCACTTTAGACACACGCCATACCGGTCACACAGTCACCCTTCCTGCACCCCCAAGTTACGGCAATCCCTGTCCCTCACCCCTCACCCCTCCACCTTCCCAGTCATTGCCACTAAACCCTCGCACACGTAACCCCTCCCCTTCACCGCCACCTCGCCACCCTACTCACCGGGATCCTCCCCCTTCCCATACACTCTCTACCCTGTCCAGGGCCATTAACTGTTCCCGTCTCCCACTTCCCATGTTTGATGGTAAGGACCCCATAGCCGCATCTGCTTGGCTAAAACGGTATGAGAAGTTCGCCTCTGCCCAACACTATACCGACGACGATCATATTGATATCTTCCCCCTTTACTTAACCCACCTAGCATCAGAATGGTATGAAGGGACGAAAGATACCTCATGTATGTCCTGGCCGGAGTTAAGGGCTGCTTTTCTACGCAGATATTCCCCATCATCCATAAGCTTGTTAACTCGCCACAACGCCTTACTGGATAGGAAGCAAAGGTCTGGTGAAACCTTCCCCGCCTTTCTTCAGTCCATCAGGCATGAGGCTGAATTACTCCACCGGAATGATGATGGATATATCAAAGATCTGATTTTGCGAAATAGTCTGCCCCATATACGCCAGTTCATCCTGACTCATCCCCACGACAGTCTAGATCAAATAATTGAAAGTGCAGAAATTGCGGACGCCACGTCAGGGTTGACTGATTCTAAATCTGAACAACTTATGGCAGCAATTAATGCTCTCTCTTCCCAAGTCAGCGCCCTCCACACGGAACATGTTAATGCAATCACCCCTGGCTATCATCCTCATCAAATTACACACCCTGGTATGTCAGGTACTGCATCCAAGAACTATAGCCACTTAAATGCCAATGCTCATCAACGCCCATTCCCATACCGTTCTAACCCCTCCCAATATCATCAACAGTCAGTCCCCGCCCCAAAGTCATTCCCCAGGGGTGGACCACAACACCAGCCCCCAAAACAATTCCGCTGTAAGGGTTGCGGTTACTTCCACTCCTCTCCACAAGAGTGTCGTGCACAGTACCTCCGCTGTTACAACTGTAACCAGCTAGGGCACCTGCTTAGAACATGCTCCCTCCCCCAGCAACGCCGCGCATGA